From the genome of Eucalyptus grandis isolate ANBG69807.140 chromosome 2, ASM1654582v1, whole genome shotgun sequence, one region includes:
- the LOC104433569 gene encoding protein WVD2-like 7 yields the protein MGESRASNADLEVSVSFGRFENDSLSWEKWSTFSPNKYLEEVEKCATPGSVAQKKAYFEAHYKKIAARKAELLNLEKQMENGSPGSDDRECKDPGSEINEGIFEIDGSKDENLGGVIEQVEDSVDEVGQNSIEEQIHDVVVAVENQIGPVEGVKEEPDSSRSVDRLNLEKLEDDEFVKEVVQEVPNGSSEAKELHPNVKNDVVKAKKVQQENVRLNLIRKPQKINPASKVRNTTKTKKTPDSLVIKSSSQASFLRLSKPTSASTAKSGANTSAKKETVPTLPRKKNPLNVEIKKVPPKSLKMSISSDFTNFSRSDISTLRKSLIMETMGDKDIVKRAFKTFQGSPALSKSFCGERSSVPKPAPSLVTDARDSNSATKQKGKDGQTKTESVGKKVPKILPSSFGLRSDGRAEKRKEVRKSLEEKSIVKEVEKTRLQSKPKEKKEEEMKKLRQSLNFKATPLPAFYQGQAKSKSYLAKGGYKSETRG from the exons ATGGGTGAGAGTAGAGCTTCAAATGCTGATCTCGAAGTGTCGGTTTCGTTCGGTAGGTTCGAGAACGATTCGCTCTCTTGGGAAAAATGGTCGACTTTTTCGCCGAATAAGTACTTGGAAGAGGTCGAGAAGTGTGCGACTCCTGGATCAGTTGCCCAGAAGAAGGCCTACTTCGAAGCCCATTACAAGAAGATTGCTGCTCGGAAAGCAGAGCTGCTGAATCTGGAGAAGCAGATGGAGAATGGCTCTCCCGGATCAGATGACCGGGAATGCAAAGATCCGGGGAGTGAAATTAATGAGGGCATTTTCGAGATTGATGGGTCGAAGGATGAGAATTTGGGTGGGGTGATTGAGCAAGTCGAGGACTCGGTTGATGAAGTCGGTCAAAATTCTATCGAAGAGCAAATTCATGATGTTGTCGTCGCAGTGGAAAACCAAATCGGACCGGTTGAGGGAGTCAAAGAAGAACCAGATTCGAGCCGGAGCGTAGATCGGCTGAACTTGGAAAAGCTAGAAGATGATGAATTTGTGAAGGAGGTAGTACAAGAAGTTCCAAATGGATCTTCAGAAGCGAAGGAACTTCATCCAAATGTTAAGAATGACGTGGTCAAGGCCAAAAAGGTTCAACAGGAAAATGTGAGATTGAATCTGATCAGAAAGCCTCAAAAG ATCAATCCAGCCAGTAAGGTGAGAAACACAACGAAAACAAAGAAAACGCCGGATTCGCTGGTTATCAAGTCATCATCACAGGCATCTTTCCTCAGGTTATCTAAGCCAACTTCCGCTTCCACTGCAAAATCTGGAGCGAATACTTCGGCAAAGAAGGAAACAGTCCCGACGTTACCCCGGAAGAAGAACCCTCTCAATGTAGAGATCAAGAAAGTTCCTCCTAAATCACTGAAGATGTCCATTAGTTCAGATTTCACAAATTTCAGTCGATCCGATATCTCCACGTTGAGGAAATCTCTAATTATGGAGACAATGGGTGATAAGGACATTGTTAAACGGGCATTCAAGACTTTTCAGGGCAGTCCGGCATTGTCGAAATCATTCTGTGGAGAGAGATCTTCTGTGCCAAAGCCA GCCCCTTCACTGGTGACTGACGCAAGGGATTCTAATTCTGCGACCAAACAGAAAGGCAAAGACGG GCAAACCAAAACTGAAAGTGTAGGCAAAAAGGTTCCTAaaattcttccttcttcttttgggtTGAGAAGCGATGGGCGGgcagaaaagaggaaagag GTTAGGAAGAGCCTGGAGGAGAAATCTATTGTCAAGGAAGTAGAGAAAACACGCCTTCAATCAAAACCAAAG gaaaaaaaggaggaggagatgaaaAAATTAAGGCAAAGTCTCAATTTCAAGGCAACACCCTTGCCGGCTTTCTACCAGGGGCAAGCTAAATCAAAGAGCTATCTTGCTAAG GGAGGTTACAAGAGTGAAACTCGTGGTTGA
- the LOC104433568 gene encoding formin-like protein 16: PPPPSPPAPPTLRLPSSAPPPRPQPPAAPSRPPSEAPQPPPTPPRRPQEPSTFSTVSTAEPPRRSLPAAQPRLPSAAPAPPRPPPQPPAAPSRLPSAAPPPPPAPARPSPVAPPPPPPSKLRGLDSSKRPPALTKGLEKQGKQGEPSASPGQVKLKPLHWEKFDANVDHSMVWDKVGDGSFRFDDDLMEDLFGFVPGNQNSAREKGTSSGSTSTAKSVSNPSSKIFILDSRKSQNIAIVLKTLGVSRDEILYAVTEDQGLSIEVLEKLNKVAPTKEEQSQILQFDGDTARLADAESYLYHLLKSVPSAFARFNAMLFRSNFKSDILHLKGSIRTLELACEELRTRGLFVKLLEAILKAGNRMNAGTSRGNAQAFNLNALRKLSDVKSTNGKTTLLHFVVDQVVRSEGKQCVLNRNYSLSRTSSRGSTSSSTDSENSKPKDERENEYIMLGLPIVGGLSAEFSNVKKAAMIDYDSFASSCAELARGIMEIRQVADLCASDGSGLGKELGRFIESAEEELSSLREEQRKAMELVKRTTEYYQSGASARNGEKPLHLFTVVKDFLRMVDQVCVEITRNLQRRKTAMASSALPPSTSPKSPAKSPARFPDLSSHFLQKKFKRSTSSDSDAEF, encoded by the exons CCGCCGCCGCCATCACCACCAGCACCACCTACACTACGTCTGCCATCATCAGCACCGCCACCACGGCCACAGCCCCCGGCAGCTCCATCACGTCCGCCATCAGAGGCACCACAACCGCCACCGACACCACCTAGGAGGCCACAGGAGCCATCGACTTTTTCTACGGTTTCAACTGCTGAACCGCCACGGCGATCACTGCCAGCAGCACAGCCACGTCTGCCATCAGCAGCACCagcgccgccgcggccgccgccaCAGCCCCCGGCAGCTCCATCACGTCTGCCATCAGCGGCACCACCACCTCCCCCAGCGCCAGCAAGACCATCACCAgtagcaccaccaccacctccaccgaGTAAACTGCGCGGATTGGATTCATCAAAAAGACCACCGGCTCTAACAAAAGGACTCGAAAAGCAGGGGAAACAGGGAGAGCCTTCAGCTTCGCCTGGTCAGGTGAAACTGAAGCCTCTTCACTGGGAGAAGTTTGACGCCAATGTCGATCACTCCATGGTTTGGGACAAGGTCGGCGATGGTTCTTTCAG GTTCGATGATGATCTTATGGAAGATCTGTTTGGGTTCGTTCCAGGCAATCAGAACTCCGCTCGAGAAAAAGGGACCTCCTCGGGTTCGACTTCTACTGCCAAATCCGTCTCGAACCCATCCTCAAAAATTTTCATACTGGACTCTCGCAAGTCGCAGAACATTGCGATTGTGCTCAAAACCCTGGGAGTTTCCCGCGACGAGATCCTCTATGCGGTCACAGAAGATCAAGGCCTAAGCATCGAAGTCCTCGAGAAGCTCAACAAGGTAGCGCCAACGAAAGAAGAACAGTCTCAGATCCTTCAATTCGACGGAGACACCGCCAGACTTGCGGATGCAGAGTCCTACCTGTACCACCTCCTCAAGTCAGTTCCATCGGCATTTGCTCGCTTTAACGCCATGCTTTTCAGATCGAACTTCAAGTCGGACATCCTCCACCTGAAGGGATCTATCCGGACTCTGGAACTCGCATGCGAGGAGCTTCGTACCCGCGGACTCTTCGTAAAACTTCTAGAAGCGATCCTCAAAGCCGGAAACCGAATGAATGCAGGAACTTCCAGAGGCAACGCGCAAGCATTCAACCTCAATGCACTGAGAAAGCTGTCGGACGTCAAAAGCACCAACGGCAAAACCACATTGCTTCACTTTGTAGTGGACCAAGTTGTGCGGTCCGAGGGGAAGCAGTGTGTTCTCAATCGGAATTATAGCTTGAGCCGAACGAGCAGTCGTGGAAGCACCAGCTCAAGCACAGATTCAGAGAATTCGAAGCCCAAAGACGAAAGAGAGAACGAATACATCATGCTGGGATTGCCAATAGTAGGAGGACTCAGCGCCGAGTTCTCTAACGTGAAGAAAGCAGCGATGATAGACTACGACAGCTTCGCCTCCTCTTGCGCGGAACTAGCACGCGGTATCATGGAGATCCGGCAAGTTGCGGATCTATGTGCAAGTGACGGCAGTGGATTAGGCAAGGAGCTGGGGAGATTCATTGAATCGGCGGAAGAAGAATTGAGCTCTTTGAGGGAAGAGCAGAGGAAAGCGATGGAGCTCGTGAAGAGGACGACCGAGTATTATCAATCGGGAGCATCTGCACGAAATGGAGAGAAACCGCTTCACTTGTTCACCGTGGTCAAAGATTTTCTACGGATGGTCGATCAGGTGTGCGTCGAAATCACTCGGAACTTGCAGAGGAGGAAGACCGCCATGGCAAGCTCTGCACTGCCGCCGTCGACATCGCCAAAGTCACCGGCAAAGTCTCCCGCAAGGTTTCCAGACTTGTCGTCGCATTTCTTGCAGAAGAAGTTTAAGAGAAGCACTTCCAGCGACTCTGATGCGGAGTTCTAA
- the LOC104433567 gene encoding two-component response regulator ARR5-like, with translation MARNGVASWRRRSSDQFDDPSPCGSEDVHVLAVDDSLVDRKVIEHLLKISSCKVTAVDSGIRALQFLGLDEEKAAGDFNGLKVDLIITDYCMPGMTGYELLKKIKESSALREIPVVIMSSENVLARIDRCLEEGAEDFIVKPVKLSDVKRLRDFMTRDVGDRVRSDGEGTTHKRKLQESSDVSSSSPSVSSASSSSSSSLPTTPSRSPSPSPSVSLSEPSSPSPSTGSSGPCSPSSLESPTRRLKMTSCCD, from the exons ATGGCGAGGAACGGCGTGGCCTCGTGGCGGAGGAGGTCGTCGGACCAGTTCGACGACCCGTCGCCGTGCGGGTCCGAGGATGTCCACGTCCTCGCCGTCGACGACAGCCTCGTCGACCGGAAGGTCATCGAGCACTTGCTTAAGATCTCTTCCTGCAAAG TTACGGCAGTGGATAGTGGAATCAGAGCCCTTCAATTTCTTGGCCTGGACGAGGAGAAAGCAGCTGGCGATTTTAAC GGGTTGAAGGTGGATTTGATAATAACAGACTATTGTATGCCTGGAATGACTGGTTACGAGCTCCTCAAGAAAATCAAg GAATCCTCTGCTCTGAGGGAAATTCCGGTGGTGATCATGTCGTCCGAGAACGTCTTGGCACGAATCGACAG GTGTTTGGAGGAAGGTGCGGAGGACTTCATCGTGAAGCCGGTGAAGCTGTCGGACGTGAAGCGGTTGAGGGATTTCATGACGAGAGACGTCGGAGATAGAGTGAGGAGCGACGGGGAGGGCACCACCCACAAGAGGAAGCTGCAAGAGAGCTCCGACGTGTCCTCATCCTCGCCGTCCGTCTCTTCCGcatcgtcgtcctcctcctcctcactgCCTACAACGCCGTCtcggtcgccgtcgccgtcgccgtcggtTTCTTTGTCCGAGCCGTCATCGCCGTCGCCATCTACGGGGTCCTCGGGACCGTGTTCGCCGTCATCGCTGGAATCTCCCACGAGACGGCTCAAAATGACCAGCTGCTGTGACTAG